A genomic region of Christiangramia sp. OXR-203 contains the following coding sequences:
- a CDS encoding glutamate synthase subunit beta — protein sequence MGKIRGFLEYERKDEDTILPQDRIKNYNEFQKELPTEELKKQGGRCMDCGIPFCHSGCPLGNLIPDFNHAVYRNEWQKALTILHATNNFPEFTGRLCPAPCESACVLGIIDPPVAIEMIEKYIVERGFKEGWIKPEIPSVRTGKKVAVIGSGPAGLAAAQQLNRAGHEVTVLERGAKPGGLLRYGIPDFKLEKKIIDRRLEILEAEGIIFKTETEVGNNYDIEELETFDAVVLCGGATEKRKLPIPGSDAEGVVQAMDFLTHNNQHIDGLHDLDSKYNANGRNVIVIGGGDTGSDCVGTSNRQEANSGINFEIMPLPPKHRTKDNPWPYWPFTMKTSSSHEEGVERNWSIQTKEFIKDENGKLKALKTVEVEWIKRPGSRPELKEVKGSEKDWPCDLALLSLGFTGPEKSLAEKMGLEIDERTNIKGSKTYTTNKRHVFVAGDMRRGQSLIVWAISEGREAAHHVDKFLMGKSKLPVKGEGDLPQV from the coding sequence ATGGGAAAGATTAGAGGATTTTTAGAATACGAAAGAAAAGATGAGGATACGATACTACCTCAGGACAGGATAAAGAATTATAATGAATTTCAGAAAGAGCTACCAACAGAGGAACTTAAGAAACAGGGAGGTAGATGCATGGATTGCGGAATACCATTCTGTCATTCAGGTTGCCCATTAGGTAACTTGATCCCGGACTTTAACCATGCTGTTTACAGGAATGAATGGCAAAAAGCTCTCACTATTTTACATGCAACAAACAATTTTCCGGAGTTTACAGGTAGATTATGTCCCGCACCTTGCGAATCGGCGTGCGTATTAGGGATTATAGATCCCCCTGTAGCGATTGAAATGATTGAGAAGTATATTGTAGAGAGAGGCTTTAAAGAAGGCTGGATAAAGCCTGAAATCCCTTCGGTAAGAACTGGTAAAAAAGTTGCTGTCATTGGAAGCGGACCTGCTGGACTGGCCGCCGCTCAGCAATTAAACAGAGCAGGTCATGAAGTTACGGTTTTAGAACGTGGGGCGAAACCAGGCGGACTTTTACGCTATGGGATACCTGACTTTAAATTAGAGAAGAAGATAATAGATCGAAGATTGGAAATTCTCGAAGCTGAAGGTATCATATTTAAAACAGAAACTGAGGTTGGAAATAATTACGACATAGAGGAACTGGAGACATTTGATGCCGTCGTTCTTTGCGGAGGTGCTACGGAAAAGAGGAAATTGCCCATCCCGGGATCTGATGCCGAGGGCGTTGTGCAGGCAATGGACTTCCTCACTCATAACAACCAGCATATTGATGGATTGCATGACCTGGACAGCAAGTATAACGCTAATGGCAGGAATGTGATTGTTATTGGTGGTGGAGATACAGGTTCAGATTGCGTTGGAACATCTAATAGACAAGAAGCAAACTCGGGAATTAATTTCGAGATCATGCCTTTACCTCCAAAACACCGTACAAAAGATAATCCATGGCCTTACTGGCCTTTTACCATGAAAACAAGTTCTTCCCACGAAGAAGGTGTTGAAAGAAATTGGAGTATCCAAACCAAAGAATTTATTAAGGATGAGAATGGTAAACTGAAAGCTTTAAAAACAGTTGAAGTAGAATGGATCAAAAGACCAGGTTCGAGACCAGAACTCAAAGAAGTCAAAGGATCTGAAAAAGACTGGCCTTGTGATCTCGCACTACTCTCTCTTGGTTTCACCGGACCAGAGAAATCTCTGGCTGAGAAAATGGGACTGGAAATAGATGAAAGAACTAATATTAAAGGAAGTAAAACCTATACTACTAATAAGAGACATGTATTTGTTGCCGGAGATATGCGTAGAGGACAATCACTAATTGTCTGGGCAATTTCAGAAGGTCGCGAAGCTGCACATCATGTAGATAAATTCCTGATGGGTAAATCAAAATTACCTGTAAAGGGAGAGGGAGATCTTCCTCAAGTTTAG
- the gltB gene encoding glutamate synthase large subunit, whose product MGIKEQGLYSPLNERDNCGAGFICNLNGERTNNIIHKAIDILIRLEHRGAVSADGKTGDGAGILIEVPHDYFKKVCEFEIPDFRDYAVGMLFLPKNKNQADLCRTIFEKHAANQDLEILGWRKVPVNHTCLGKMASNVEPAVEQVFIGKKTEMDEQSFNKRLYSARKIAEHEVEHSGLAQSDYFYFSSLSTNTIIYKGLLMPQDINVYYKDLNDPDVITKLALVHQRFSTNTFPTWDLAQPFRYMCHNGEINTLRGNLSRMKAREELFESEDFGDDIKKIIPVILEGKSDSASMDMALELLLQTGRSLPEAIMMMVPEAWEKNPSMENSKKAFYEYNACIMEPWDGPASIPFTDGNYIGALLDRNGLRPSRYTVTKDGYVVMSSETGVLDIKPENVLKHGRLEPGRMFLVDMIEGRIIEDEEVKEKIVSRRPYQEWLDDNLLHLADVKYTGNQTPVEDVDYVTRLKLHGYTYEDITTIISPMASNAKEAIGSMGTDIPLAVLSDKPQLLFNYFKQLFAQVTNPPLDGIREEIVTDISLTIGEDINLFDIVPEQAKKLKIQNPVISNEDLDKIKYIDYPGFKAKSISMLYSAEKGMNGLEDRLEEMIVEIKEAVDDGCNVIILSDRNVDKSLAPIPSLLACSFVHHRVKDYNRRSSFGIVIESAEPREPHHFAALFGYGASAINPYMVNEIIYDLVERKEINIEDPEIAVENFNVAIGKGIIKIMNKIGISTLLSYRGSQIFEILGLNKKFVNKYFCNTPTRIEGIGLYEVEKEIQKRYKHAFFPPETDSDLDLEIGGDYRWRRNGERHVFNPASVAKLQQAVKQNSYDTYTEYSKIINEQTERLMTIRGMFKFKELNPIPIEEVEPWTEIVKRFKTGAMSFGSISKEAHENLAVAMNRIKGKSNSGEGGEDPGRFQKDIDGNWRNSAIKQVASGRFGVSIDYLTNAREIQIKMAQGAKPGEGGQLPGPKVNPDIAKTRNSTPYVGLISPPPHHDIYSIEDLAQLIFDLKNANREARINVKLVSKIGVGTIAAGVAKAKADVVLISGYDGGTGASPLTSLRHAGLPWELGIAEAQQTLLLNNLRSRIVVECDGQLKTGRDVAIACLLGAEEFGFSTAPLVASGCIMMRACHLNTCPVGIATQDPELRKNFKGTPENVINFMYFIAQELREIMAQLGYRSINEMVGQCQKLDMNKAIKHYKAQGIDLSNILHKPNLSEQVPLSNTEKQLHNLEGVLDFDILKHAHPAIYRKEQVTLEYPIDNTNRTTGAIISNEISKIHGANGLPPNTLTLNFKGSAGQSFGAFAARGLNLNIEGNSNDYFGKGLSGAVLSIRKPKEATFASHENVIIGNVALYGATAGEAYINGIGGERFCVRNSGAKAVIEGIGDHGCEYMTGGIAVILGGIGRNFAAGMSGGTAYIYDPDHKIDRNKFNMEMIEFEELSEENIAEIEDLIVKHYQYTESDVAREILNNWESSSAGFIKIMPTEYKKALQKMKGHNEQTLKTA is encoded by the coding sequence ATGGGAATAAAGGAACAGGGCTTGTACTCTCCTCTAAATGAGCGTGATAACTGCGGAGCAGGATTTATATGTAATTTAAATGGAGAAAGAACCAATAACATCATACATAAAGCCATCGATATTCTAATCAGGCTGGAACATCGTGGTGCTGTTAGTGCTGATGGAAAAACTGGAGATGGCGCAGGAATTCTAATAGAAGTTCCACATGACTATTTCAAGAAAGTATGTGAATTTGAAATTCCGGATTTTAGAGACTATGCAGTGGGAATGTTATTTCTTCCGAAGAATAAGAATCAGGCTGATCTTTGTCGTACTATATTTGAAAAGCATGCAGCTAATCAGGATCTGGAAATTCTAGGCTGGCGTAAAGTTCCTGTTAATCACACTTGTCTTGGGAAAATGGCTTCTAATGTAGAGCCAGCTGTTGAACAGGTTTTTATAGGCAAGAAAACCGAGATGGACGAGCAGTCTTTTAATAAGAGATTGTACTCAGCTAGAAAAATTGCAGAACATGAAGTAGAACATTCCGGTCTGGCACAAAGTGACTATTTCTATTTTTCAAGTTTATCTACCAATACTATAATATACAAAGGGCTACTCATGCCCCAGGATATTAATGTCTATTACAAGGATCTTAATGATCCAGATGTGATCACGAAACTTGCCCTGGTACATCAGCGTTTTTCTACCAATACTTTCCCTACGTGGGATCTGGCACAACCTTTTCGCTATATGTGTCACAATGGTGAAATAAATACGCTACGTGGTAATTTAAGCCGAATGAAGGCACGCGAAGAGCTTTTCGAAAGTGAAGATTTTGGCGATGATATTAAGAAGATCATTCCGGTAATTCTGGAAGGTAAATCAGACTCGGCTTCCATGGATATGGCGCTAGAGCTGTTATTGCAAACAGGTAGATCCTTGCCGGAAGCTATCATGATGATGGTACCTGAAGCCTGGGAGAAAAATCCATCGATGGAAAATAGTAAAAAAGCTTTCTATGAATACAACGCCTGTATCATGGAACCATGGGATGGCCCGGCATCTATTCCATTTACCGATGGCAACTATATTGGTGCTTTACTTGATAGAAATGGATTGAGACCTTCAAGATATACGGTTACTAAAGACGGCTACGTGGTAATGTCTTCTGAAACTGGTGTTCTGGACATCAAGCCGGAAAATGTTCTTAAACACGGTAGACTCGAACCAGGAAGAATGTTTCTGGTTGACATGATCGAGGGTAGAATTATTGAAGATGAAGAAGTCAAGGAGAAAATTGTCTCCAGACGCCCCTACCAGGAATGGCTGGATGATAATCTTTTGCATTTGGCAGACGTAAAATATACAGGAAATCAAACTCCGGTTGAAGATGTGGATTACGTCACCAGGCTGAAATTGCATGGATATACGTACGAAGATATTACCACAATTATCAGCCCTATGGCTTCTAATGCAAAAGAAGCTATTGGATCTATGGGAACCGATATTCCACTGGCAGTACTTTCAGACAAACCTCAATTATTATTCAACTATTTCAAACAATTATTCGCCCAGGTTACCAATCCGCCTCTGGATGGAATCCGGGAAGAAATCGTTACAGATATTAGTCTAACTATTGGAGAGGACATCAATCTATTTGATATCGTTCCGGAACAGGCTAAAAAACTAAAAATTCAGAATCCGGTTATTTCTAATGAAGATCTTGATAAGATCAAATATATAGACTATCCAGGCTTTAAGGCTAAGAGTATTTCTATGCTTTATTCCGCAGAAAAAGGAATGAATGGTCTCGAAGACCGGCTGGAAGAAATGATCGTAGAGATCAAAGAGGCTGTGGATGATGGCTGTAATGTAATTATTCTGTCAGATAGAAATGTGGATAAAAGCCTGGCGCCAATCCCATCTCTACTAGCCTGCTCATTTGTTCATCATAGGGTGAAGGATTATAACCGAAGATCCAGTTTTGGAATTGTTATCGAATCTGCTGAACCTCGTGAGCCTCATCATTTTGCAGCTCTCTTTGGATATGGAGCTAGCGCCATCAACCCATACATGGTCAATGAGATCATTTACGACCTGGTAGAAAGGAAAGAGATCAACATTGAAGACCCTGAAATTGCGGTAGAAAACTTCAACGTTGCTATTGGAAAGGGAATCATCAAGATCATGAATAAGATTGGGATCTCTACTTTACTTTCCTATCGTGGATCTCAGATTTTCGAAATACTGGGACTCAATAAGAAATTTGTTAATAAATACTTCTGTAATACTCCAACCAGGATTGAAGGGATAGGTTTGTATGAAGTAGAAAAGGAAATTCAGAAACGATACAAACATGCTTTTTTCCCACCGGAAACAGATTCAGATCTTGATCTTGAAATAGGTGGGGATTATCGCTGGAGAAGAAATGGTGAGCGCCACGTCTTCAATCCAGCCAGCGTTGCAAAACTACAACAGGCGGTCAAGCAAAATAGTTATGATACTTATACTGAATATTCAAAAATAATCAATGAGCAGACTGAAAGGTTGATGACCATTAGAGGGATGTTCAAATTCAAGGAACTGAATCCCATTCCTATCGAAGAAGTAGAGCCGTGGACAGAAATTGTAAAACGTTTTAAGACCGGTGCTATGTCTTTTGGTTCCATAAGTAAGGAAGCACACGAGAATCTGGCAGTTGCTATGAACCGGATTAAAGGAAAAAGTAATTCTGGAGAAGGAGGTGAAGATCCCGGTCGTTTCCAGAAGGATATTGATGGAAACTGGAGAAATTCAGCTATAAAACAGGTTGCCTCAGGGAGATTTGGAGTAAGTATTGACTATCTAACCAATGCCCGCGAAATTCAGATTAAGATGGCTCAAGGTGCAAAACCCGGTGAAGGAGGACAATTACCTGGTCCAAAAGTAAATCCCGATATTGCTAAAACAAGAAATTCTACACCTTATGTGGGATTGATCTCTCCTCCACCCCATCATGATATTTATTCAATTGAAGATCTCGCACAACTTATTTTTGACCTTAAAAACGCAAACCGTGAAGCAAGAATTAACGTAAAACTGGTTTCTAAAATTGGCGTTGGAACTATTGCCGCAGGTGTGGCAAAAGCAAAAGCAGATGTAGTTCTGATATCTGGATATGATGGAGGGACAGGAGCTTCTCCACTTACCTCGCTAAGACACGCAGGATTGCCCTGGGAACTTGGTATTGCGGAAGCCCAGCAGACATTATTACTGAATAATTTAAGAAGCAGGATCGTGGTTGAATGTGATGGACAATTAAAAACAGGCCGTGACGTAGCTATCGCATGTTTACTGGGAGCTGAAGAATTTGGTTTTTCCACCGCACCATTGGTAGCATCTGGATGTATCATGATGCGAGCCTGTCATTTAAATACCTGCCCTGTGGGGATTGCCACGCAGGATCCTGAATTGAGGAAGAATTTTAAAGGCACACCGGAAAATGTGATCAACTTCATGTATTTCATAGCGCAGGAATTGCGAGAGATCATGGCTCAGCTAGGATATCGAAGCATTAATGAAATGGTAGGTCAATGCCAGAAACTTGACATGAATAAAGCGATCAAACACTATAAAGCACAGGGAATAGACCTCTCAAACATCCTACACAAGCCGAACTTGAGTGAACAGGTTCCACTGTCAAATACTGAGAAGCAACTACACAACCTGGAAGGTGTTCTAGATTTTGATATTCTAAAGCATGCTCACCCGGCAATCTATCGAAAAGAACAGGTAACACTGGAATATCCTATTGATAATACTAATCGTACAACGGGAGCCATTATTAGTAATGAGATATCTAAAATACACGGTGCAAACGGACTTCCTCCAAACACCTTGACTTTGAATTTTAAAGGATCTGCAGGACAAAGTTTTGGTGCATTCGCCGCTCGCGGACTAAACTTAAATATTGAGGGCAACTCTAATGATTACTTCGGAAAAGGTCTTTCTGGCGCAGTTCTATCTATACGCAAACCAAAAGAAGCAACCTTCGCTTCACACGAAAATGTCATCATTGGAAACGTAGCTTTATATGGCGCAACCGCTGGTGAAGCTTATATCAACGGTATTGGCGGAGAACGTTTTTGCGTTCGGAATTCAGGAGCAAAGGCCGTGATTGAAGGAATTGGTGATCATGGATGTGAATATATGACCGGAGGAATTGCAGTTATTCTTGGAGGAATAGGTAGAAACTTTGCAGCAGGTATGAGTGGCGGAACAGCTTATATCTACGATCCTGATCATAAAATAGATCGAAATAAGTTCAATATGGAAATGATCGAATTCGAAGAACTTTCCGAAGAAAATATTGCGGAAATAGAAGATTTGATCGTAAAGCATTATCAATACACAGAAAGTGATGTAGCTCGAGAAATATTGAATAATTGGGAGTCCAGTTCTGCAGGCTTCATAAAGATCATGCCTACAGAATACAAGAAGGCTTTACAGAAAATGAAAGGACATAACGAGCAAACTCTTAAAACGGCGTAA
- a CDS encoding acyl-CoA dehydrogenase yields the protein MDFKLTEEHIMIRDAARDFAKQELLPGVIERDEKQEFPKELIKKMGELGFLGMMASPEYGGGGMDTISYVLAMEELSKIDASASVMVSVNNSLVCWGLDTFGNEEQKKKYLSKLTTGEKLGAFCLSEPEAGSDATSQRTTAIDKGDHYILNGTKNWITNGSSADFYLVIAQTDKEKKHKGINAFIVEKGSEGFEIGPKEQKLGIRGSDTHSLNFNDVKVPKENRIGEDGFGFKFAMKTLSGGRIGIAAQALGIAAGAYELAKDYSKQRKAFGTEICNHQAIAFKLADMHTQIEAARHLVMKAAWDKDQGENYDLSGAMAKLHASKTAMDVTVEAVQVHGGNGYVKEYHVERLMRDAKITQIYEGTSEIQKIVISRSILKD from the coding sequence ATGGATTTTAAACTTACCGAAGAACATATAATGATACGTGATGCCGCCCGTGATTTTGCAAAGCAGGAGCTTTTGCCGGGTGTTATCGAGAGAGATGAGAAGCAGGAATTTCCGAAGGAGCTTATTAAAAAGATGGGTGAACTTGGTTTCCTTGGAATGATGGCGTCACCAGAATATGGCGGTGGTGGAATGGATACCATTTCATATGTGCTTGCGATGGAGGAACTTTCCAAGATCGATGCATCAGCTTCAGTAATGGTATCAGTGAATAACTCGCTGGTTTGCTGGGGGCTTGACACCTTCGGTAATGAGGAGCAAAAAAAGAAATATCTTTCTAAGCTTACTACTGGTGAAAAACTAGGTGCTTTTTGCCTTTCTGAACCAGAAGCAGGTAGTGATGCAACTTCACAGAGAACAACGGCTATAGATAAAGGTGATCATTACATTCTTAATGGTACCAAAAACTGGATCACCAACGGTAGTTCAGCCGACTTTTATCTTGTGATTGCTCAAACAGATAAAGAGAAAAAACATAAAGGGATCAACGCTTTTATCGTTGAAAAAGGTTCTGAAGGTTTTGAAATTGGACCTAAAGAACAGAAGTTGGGAATTAGAGGAAGTGATACACATTCTCTGAATTTCAATGATGTAAAGGTGCCTAAAGAGAATAGAATTGGTGAAGATGGCTTCGGATTTAAATTTGCCATGAAAACACTTTCTGGTGGTAGGATTGGAATAGCGGCACAAGCACTTGGAATTGCAGCAGGAGCTTATGAGCTAGCTAAAGATTACTCGAAGCAACGTAAGGCTTTTGGAACAGAAATTTGCAATCACCAGGCGATCGCCTTCAAACTTGCAGACATGCATACTCAAATTGAGGCGGCACGTCACCTGGTTATGAAAGCAGCATGGGACAAGGACCAGGGAGAAAACTATGATCTCTCAGGTGCCATGGCAAAACTTCACGCATCTAAAACTGCGATGGATGTAACTGTGGAAGCAGTTCAGGTTCACGGAGGAAATGGATATGTAAAGGAATACCACGTAGAACGATTAATGCGAGATGCAAAGATCACTCAGATTTACGAAGGAACTTCTGAAATTCAGAAAATTGTGATCTCAAGAAGTATTCTTAAGGACTAA
- a CDS encoding anhydro-N-acetylmuramic acid kinase: protein MKKNEYRLLGIMSGTSLDGVDLVFTELSFSNATNFKIIYSETIPYSEKWLNRLKNSSHLEPAELNDLDQDYTKYLSEVILKFIAKYDIDLLDAICSHGHTVKHRPDRGLTFQIGNLPKLSTLTGVPVVCDFRVQDVELGGQGAPLVPIGDRILFSKYKYCINLGGFANISEEVKGQRIAYDICAVNTVLNHYMRSLGKNFDEDGKLARTGKVNLELLEHLNSLKYFQKAPPKSLGIEWVDKYVLPLIDSYFLEIPDILRTFTEHVSIQIAACLKNSSTSEILLTGGGTFNSFLIERLRSHSDAEFVIPKKEIIDFKEALIFALLGALKLRGEINVLSLVTGAKMDHSSGRIYEP from the coding sequence ATGAAAAAAAACGAGTATAGATTGCTTGGAATCATGTCTGGCACCTCTCTGGATGGCGTCGATCTCGTTTTTACCGAATTGAGCTTCAGCAATGCTACGAATTTCAAGATCATATATTCTGAAACTATTCCTTATTCTGAAAAATGGCTGAACAGACTGAAGAATTCTTCCCATCTAGAGCCAGCTGAATTGAATGATTTAGATCAGGATTACACGAAATATCTTTCTGAAGTTATTCTGAAGTTTATTGCTAAGTACGACATTGATCTTCTCGATGCGATCTGTAGTCATGGACACACTGTAAAACACAGGCCAGATAGGGGTTTGACGTTCCAGATAGGAAACTTACCTAAACTTTCCACTCTAACCGGCGTTCCTGTAGTCTGCGATTTTCGAGTGCAGGATGTAGAACTTGGTGGTCAGGGCGCTCCGCTGGTTCCAATAGGAGACCGAATATTATTCAGTAAATATAAATATTGTATCAACCTTGGAGGTTTTGCCAATATTTCCGAAGAAGTAAAGGGACAAAGAATAGCCTACGATATTTGTGCAGTAAACACGGTGCTTAATCATTACATGCGCAGCCTTGGTAAAAATTTTGATGAGGATGGCAAACTGGCTAGAACCGGAAAAGTAAATTTAGAATTGCTGGAGCATTTAAACTCCCTTAAGTATTTTCAAAAAGCTCCTCCCAAGTCACTTGGAATAGAATGGGTAGATAAATACGTATTGCCTTTAATCGATTCGTACTTCTTGGAAATACCTGATATTCTTCGAACGTTTACTGAGCATGTTTCAATACAGATCGCTGCATGTTTGAAAAATTCTTCAACTTCAGAAATACTTCTAACTGGTGGTGGCACCTTCAATAGTTTTCTAATTGAAAGATTGAGATCACATTCTGATGCTGAATTTGTAATTCCGAAGAAAGAAATCATAGATTTTAAAGAAGCTTTGATATTTGCACTTCTGGGTGCACTTAAATTAAGAGGAGAAATAAATGTCCTTTCGTTAGTCACCGGGGCAAAAATGGATCATTCTTCAGGACGTATTTACGAACCCTGA
- a CDS encoding Glu/Leu/Phe/Val dehydrogenase dimerization domain-containing protein, whose amino-acid sequence MKELLKVYENKEPEIVFNWKDSETDAEGWTVINSLRGGAAGGGTRMRVGLDQNEVLSLAKTMEVKFTVSGPPIGGAKSGINFDPADPRKKGVLERWYKAVSPLLKSYYGTGGDLNVDEINEVIPITEDCGVWHPQEGVFNGHFQPTEADKINRIGQLRQGVIKVLENTNFSPDISRKYTVADMITGYGVAEAVHHFYEIYGGDIKGKRAIVQGFGNVGSAAAYYLAQMGAKIVGIIDRAGGLINEEGFSFEEIQQMFLDKDGNALRHDKVMPFEEVNEKVWKLDAEIFAPCAASRLISKEQITNLIDRKLEVISCGANVPFADKEIFFGPIMEYTDERVSLIPDFISNCGMARVFAYFMERRVQMTDEAIFNDTSMTIKNAIQNTFNNNSSKTNISRTAFEVALKQLV is encoded by the coding sequence ATGAAAGAATTACTCAAAGTATACGAGAATAAAGAACCTGAAATTGTTTTTAACTGGAAGGATTCAGAAACAGATGCTGAAGGCTGGACGGTGATCAATTCTCTTAGGGGAGGAGCTGCCGGTGGTGGTACCAGAATGCGTGTGGGATTGGATCAAAATGAAGTGCTTTCCCTGGCAAAGACCATGGAAGTGAAATTTACGGTTTCGGGCCCTCCAATTGGAGGAGCAAAATCGGGAATCAACTTTGACCCTGCAGATCCTCGTAAAAAGGGTGTTTTAGAACGCTGGTATAAGGCTGTTTCTCCATTATTGAAAAGTTATTACGGTACCGGTGGAGATCTAAATGTAGATGAAATCAATGAAGTGATTCCAATTACTGAAGATTGCGGGGTATGGCATCCACAGGAAGGTGTTTTTAACGGACATTTTCAACCTACGGAAGCAGATAAGATCAACAGAATTGGGCAATTGAGACAAGGTGTGATCAAAGTCCTGGAAAATACTAACTTCTCTCCAGACATCAGTAGAAAATACACTGTGGCAGATATGATCACCGGTTATGGTGTTGCAGAAGCTGTTCATCATTTTTATGAAATTTATGGTGGAGATATAAAAGGTAAGCGTGCGATCGTACAGGGGTTTGGAAATGTAGGTTCTGCTGCTGCTTATTACCTGGCGCAGATGGGTGCTAAAATTGTAGGGATTATCGATAGAGCAGGTGGTCTTATCAATGAGGAAGGTTTTAGCTTTGAAGAGATCCAGCAAATGTTTCTTGATAAAGATGGAAATGCCCTGCGTCACGACAAGGTGATGCCTTTTGAAGAAGTGAATGAGAAAGTATGGAAGCTTGATGCAGAAATCTTTGCTCCCTGTGCAGCTTCGAGATTGATCTCCAAGGAACAGATCACGAACCTGATTGATCGCAAACTGGAAGTAATTTCCTGTGGAGCGAATGTTCCGTTTGCAGATAAAGAGATCTTTTTTGGTCCTATTATGGAATATACTGATGAGCGAGTAAGTCTTATTCCAGATTTTATCTCCAATTGCGGGATGGCCAGAGTTTTCGCTTATTTCATGGAAAGAAGAGTGCAAATGACCGATGAGGCTATCTTTAATGATACTTCTATGACGATCAAGAATGCCATTCAGAATACTTTTAATAATAATAGTAGCAAGACTAATATTAGCAGAACAGCCTTTGAAGTTGCTCTGAAACAGCTTGTTTAA
- a CDS encoding MotA/TolQ/ExbB proton channel family protein gives MLNFLQQDEVVDAAQVAEPVVEEKTLSLFDLMFSGGLGGQIIIIILFVLLFAAVYIYFERLFAIKAASRVDKNFMLQIKDSVQNGNIESAKIRCAQSDSPVARLTEKGISRIGSPLEDINTAIENAGRLEVYKLEKNVSILATVAGAAPMIGFLGTVIGMVLAFHELATSSGQAQMGALAEGIYTAMTTTVAGLIVGIIAYIGYNHLVVKTDKVVHQMEATAVDFLDLLNEPA, from the coding sequence ATGCTTAATTTTTTACAGCAGGACGAGGTGGTAGATGCTGCTCAGGTAGCAGAACCAGTCGTAGAGGAGAAAACTCTTTCCTTATTTGATTTGATGTTTAGCGGAGGTCTAGGTGGCCAGATCATCATTATCATTCTATTTGTTTTATTATTTGCGGCAGTCTATATCTATTTTGAAAGATTATTCGCGATCAAAGCGGCGAGCAGGGTGGATAAAAATTTTATGCTCCAGATCAAAGATAGTGTTCAAAATGGCAACATAGAATCTGCAAAGATTCGTTGCGCTCAAAGTGATTCTCCAGTGGCGAGATTAACCGAAAAAGGTATTTCCAGAATTGGGAGTCCGTTGGAAGATATCAATACCGCTATAGAGAACGCAGGAAGACTGGAAGTTTACAAGCTTGAGAAAAACGTAAGTATCCTGGCAACTGTTGCCGGAGCTGCTCCTATGATTGGTTTCCTTGGAACCGTTATTGGTATGGTGCTTGCTTTCCATGAACTGGCAACGAGTAGTGGGCAGGCTCAAATGGGAGCTCTTGCAGAAGGTATTTACACAGCAATGACCACGACGGTAGCTGGGCTTATAGTTGGTATTATAGCCTATATTGGATATAATCACCTTGTAGTAAAAACTGATAAAGTAGTGCACCAGATGGAAGCAACTGCAGTAGATTTTCTTGACCTGTTAAACGAACCGGCTTAA
- a CDS encoding ExbD/TolR family protein, producing the protein MNLRGRNKVSPEFSMSSMTDVVFLLLIFFMLTSPVITPEALDLILPKAKGKTTSQQTLSVSITKDLQFYINSERISSSALESTLKTKLAGEENPTIILRAEEGVPIEKAVNVMDIANRNSYKIVLAVKPE; encoded by the coding sequence ATGAATTTAAGAGGTAGAAATAAAGTAAGTCCGGAATTTAGTATGAGTTCGATGACCGATGTGGTTTTTCTACTACTCATATTTTTTATGCTGACTTCACCTGTGATCACTCCGGAAGCGCTGGATCTTATCTTGCCAAAAGCAAAGGGTAAGACCACCAGTCAGCAAACACTTTCTGTGAGTATCACAAAAGATCTGCAGTTCTATATTAATAGCGAACGTATAAGTAGTAGCGCGCTTGAATCTACACTGAAGACGAAACTTGCCGGAGAAGAGAACCCAACGATTATTTTGCGGGCTGAAGAAGGAGTGCCAATTGAGAAAGCTGTGAACGTAATGGATATTGCCAATCGTAATAGCTATAAGATCGTATTAGCAGTAAAACCTGAATAA